One genomic region from Candidatus Neomarinimicrobiota bacterium encodes:
- a CDS encoding aldehyde dehydrogenase family protein gives MDFLKQLGIENDNYGGCTGPDGWSDSKSEGKLDSLNPATGEVIASVYQATDQDYEKVMASSTEAFVEWRMIPAPKRGEMVRLMAEILRDNKDALGSLVSLEMGKIKQEGDGEVQEMIDIADFAVGLSRQLYGLTMHSERPLHRMYEQWHPLGPVGVISAFNFPVAVWSWNAFIAAVCGDTVVWKPSSSVPLCAIAVQNLCNRVLKEGGYPPVFSLVIGPGRTIGERLVSDRRVPLISFTGSTLMGKQIGGIVGERLGKTILELGGNNGIILDDSAELNLAIPSVLFGAVGTAGQRCTSTRRVFIHEKSFDEISAKLVKTYSQVAIGDPLDGSTLMGPLVNEGAVNEYLEAIGRVCNEGGEVLYGGKVLDGAGYFVQPTLIKAKNSYETVKEETFAPILYLIPFSDIEEAFHDHNDVPQGLSSAIFTTNLKNAEFFLSHKGSDCGIANVNIGTSGAEIGGAFGGEKETGGGRESGSDAWKAYMRRQTNTINWSNELPLSQGIKFGDEI, from the coding sequence ATGGATTTCCTAAAACAGTTAGGCATTGAAAATGACAATTACGGTGGTTGCACCGGGCCCGATGGTTGGTCTGATTCTAAGAGCGAAGGGAAGCTCGATTCTTTGAATCCAGCCACAGGAGAAGTTATTGCATCTGTCTATCAGGCCACTGATCAGGATTATGAAAAAGTGATGGCATCATCAACAGAGGCTTTCGTTGAATGGCGGATGATTCCGGCACCCAAACGGGGAGAAATGGTCCGGCTCATGGCTGAGATTCTACGCGATAATAAGGACGCACTAGGCAGCCTTGTTTCACTTGAAATGGGCAAAATAAAACAGGAAGGTGATGGGGAAGTCCAGGAAATGATAGACATTGCCGATTTTGCTGTCGGTCTGTCACGTCAACTCTACGGCCTCACCATGCATTCTGAGCGCCCGCTCCATAGGATGTATGAACAATGGCATCCGTTGGGGCCTGTTGGCGTCATTTCAGCCTTTAACTTTCCTGTGGCGGTCTGGTCATGGAACGCTTTTATTGCCGCCGTCTGCGGTGATACGGTTGTCTGGAAGCCGTCCTCATCTGTTCCTCTTTGCGCTATCGCTGTTCAAAATTTGTGTAATAGGGTGCTGAAGGAGGGAGGTTACCCACCTGTCTTTTCACTTGTTATTGGTCCCGGCAGAACCATAGGTGAGAGGTTGGTATCCGACAGACGGGTTCCGCTCATCTCCTTTACAGGTTCCACCTTAATGGGTAAACAGATTGGCGGTATTGTTGGTGAACGTCTGGGCAAGACCATTCTAGAACTGGGTGGCAATAATGGCATCATTTTAGATGATTCTGCTGAACTGAACCTAGCCATACCGTCTGTTCTTTTTGGCGCTGTAGGGACAGCTGGTCAAAGATGCACTTCAACTCGAAGAGTGTTTATTCATGAAAAAAGTTTTGATGAAATCAGCGCTAAACTTGTGAAGACATACAGTCAGGTGGCAATCGGTGATCCTTTGGATGGATCGACCCTCATGGGGCCTCTTGTAAATGAAGGTGCTGTAAATGAGTACCTTGAGGCTATCGGAAGAGTGTGCAATGAGGGAGGAGAAGTGTTGTACGGTGGAAAGGTGTTGGACGGCGCCGGCTATTTTGTTCAGCCCACGCTCATCAAAGCAAAGAACAGCTATGAAACAGTGAAGGAAGAGACGTTTGCACCTATTTTGTACCTTATCCCTTTCAGTGATATTGAAGAAGCCTTTCATGATCACAACGATGTTCCTCAGGGATTATCCAGTGCCATATTCACAACTAACTTGAAGAATGCGGAATTTTTTCTTTCCCATAAAGGAAGTGATTGCGGCATTGCCAATGTGAATATTGGAACCTCCGGGGCAGAGATCGGTGGTGCATTTGGTGGTGAAAAGGAGACTGGTGGTGGCCGAGAATCTGGCTCTGATGCGTGGAAAGCTTACATGCGCCGGCAGACCAATACAATTAACTGGAGCAATGAACTTCCTCTTTCTCAGGGCATTAAATTTGGTGATGAAATTTGA